The DNA region CTGATCGTCCACTACGGCCTTCACCGCCGCATGGAGATCAGCCGCCCATTCCCCGCCGCCTTCGAAGACATCCGCCGCTTCCACTCGCCGGAGTACGTCGAGTTCCTCTCCTCCGTCGCGCCCGAGACTCTCCTCGACCACACGCACGCGCGTCAGCTCAGGCGCTTCAACGTGGGCGAGGACTGCCCCGTATTCGACGGCTTGTTTGACTTCTGTCAGGCCTCCGCTGGCGGCTCCATTGGCGCGGCCGTCAAGCTCAACAGGCAGGATGCGGATATCGCAATTAATTGGGCCGGGGGTTTGCACCATGCGAAGAAGAGCGAGGCTTCGGGGTTTTGCTACGTTAATGATATTGTTTTGGGGATTCTCGAGCTGCTGAAAGCTCACAGGGTATGGAATCGATAATTAGTTTAACCTTTTCGCTTTGAAATTAAGTGGCAATTTGTTTCACTCTGCGCGTGTCTCTAAGTTATGGAAAATTGTGTTAATTGATTCCGGCTGTAGCCTGTACCGGTTTATAGTTTTGTGTATCAGTTTGTTTGTGTTTCCTAGTGACTGGTGCCTATGTTAGTACTCCATATACAAGCAGACACCTTTTTTGCTtcaaagttttaatttttttttaatatgatgTGTAGAATCATGTTTGATGTTTGGTCACTCTCAGATGGTAACTTTCAAGGGTAAAAGAGTTAATTGATTTATGAACTTGAGTTATATCATTAGATATTCTAAAAACTTGTAATTGTACCTGTCTCATTGTTTGAATTTGTTACTTCCCTTGTTTTCCTTGATAAAATTATTGTTAGTAGAACTATATATGTCGATACCACTCAGTATGGGTTCTAATGTCTGCTTGCAATTCATAAGTTGATCCATGTGTTAGAACGTAGGAAGGCTTAAGAGTTATACATTACTCTATGTAAGAAATAATCTTGGTATTCAATGTAATGCCTGTTGATATACTCTTTATAATGTGGCATTCTCTGATCACTGTATTTTCGATGGCAGCGGGTACTTTACGTGGACATTGATATTCACCATGGTGATGGGGTTGAGGAAGCCTTTTATGTTACTGATCGTGTTATGACAGTGTCTTTCCATAAATTTGGAGACTTTTTTCCTGGAACTGGGCATATTAAAGACGTTGGAGTGGCCTCTGGAAAGTACTATGCTCTTAATGTCCCACTGAATGATGGATTAAATGATGACAACTTCCGAAGCTTATTCCGTCCAATAATGCAAAAAGTAATGGAGGTCTATCAGCCAGATGCTGTTGTTCTTCAGTGTGGGGCTGATTCATTGTCTGGTGATCGGTTAGGTTGCTTTAATTTGTCTGTGAAAGGCCATGCAGACTGCCTTCGGTTTTTGAGGTCATTCAATGTTCCTCTTATGGTTTTGGGCGGGGGAGGGTATACAATCAGAAATGTTGCCCGGTGCTGGTGCTACGAGGTctatctctctccctctcttacACGCACAAATTTGTTTGCATGTGTGTGCTCTCTTTCTATCTTTCATATGCTTTTGCATGCCAAATTTATACCATTGTACATGTATCTCGTTTCATATTATCATTTACTTTTGATAATTTATGTGGGGTATCAGCTGATATGAAAATTTGCACTTTGTTGTAGACTGCCGTGGCTGTAGATGTGGAGCCAGATAACAAGTTGCCGTACAATGAATATTATGAGTACTTTGGCCCAGATTATACTCTTCATGTGGAACCAAGTAATATGGAAAACTTGAATACGCTGAGGGATTTGGAGAAAATCAGGTAAAGTTAAGTTCACGTCATACGAATGTACATGCTTGAAGATCTCCTGTATTTCTAATATAGTGCTACAAACTTATGCCCCTTGCTGTTTGAAACCTCCGTCCACTGCATTATTATAACTGATGTTCCTCTGTCCCAACTTCACCAAACCTGGTCTCAAGGTCCTATAGTTACCATAATATTGCTATATGTTGTTTTGCAACACTGCAGAATACAGCTTGGCATCTACGAGGATAATTTAACTAACATCATAAAACTGTGTTTATTGGTACAATGCCATAGATAAGGACTTAAGTCACCATCGTTACTGTTATATCTCACTTGATAAATACCCACCAACTGATGCTACCTTTTCCAAGGCCAATGTTCTACTTTCTCACAATCCTGATCAACATTATATTTGTTTTTGGTTTTGTCTACTTTCActttctttttatatattttgcatACATGGAAACCACTTGTGTATTTGTGCATGGTATGTCAAGGGGATTTATGGATCCTCACACACAACAAATCCATTACATTTAAGTTCCTAAAAACTACTTGGTTTTTCTCTTCTACTATATATTGTTTGTCAACCTTAAGCTGTTAATTGTATTTGTAGAACTTGTTCAATTGTCAGCGTTTATAGTTGTCTTCGTCTCTTCGACCAATTTTTCTGCAACacgttaaattttttttctgttAGATAGTACTCTCTTGTTTATCAGTCCTGTTTTCTAGTTATTTACTCATTTACCTTCAAGTTAAAGCTGTACTCCATCTggttattttgaaaatattccCTTTCATACCCCttttatacagttaaaatttgGAAACTTTACTCTATGTGTGTCTACGCTATGGTGCAATTGGTATTTTCGAGTTTTTGTTTTCATTATGCAGTAAAAGATTTGGAAAATGGTAAATAACTCTTGGGTCATTAAACCATGACTCTGTACAGACTATAGTAATTATACTTTTGGTCATCgaaatgtaatttttttgcaCATATTGTCCATTGAAATATCTGCATAGCATGCTTTTTTATATTCGAAGGCAACATTGTCTGCACAAATTGAGATGTCATTGAAAAACTGTGTATCCATCTCTGCATCTAGAAGTGTGATAATAGGCACTCACTAGAGAAAATCAATAAGAAAAAGAGAATTCAGGTGCATTATGGTGATAGATACTTTCACGTAATTGATGTAAACCACCATTTAAGCAATCATTCTTCATTTTGCATGGATTAGTTCCCTAGTTTTATTTACTGTCTTGAAGATAATGGTATCAAAATGAGGGAGAAAATCATGTAATTACTTTTGTTACACATAAGGATGACCGATCGTATACtcaattttgtttatatttatcaGTATTAGTATTGAACCTTGAATCTTGTGGAATGCTAAAGTATGCCATTTGAATAGATTAGTAGGTGGTTTGTCCAAAGCAAAAACAGTTGAGTTACCAAAAGTATACTATGATGACTGTTTTGCTGCGTTTGAAGTTTTCAAAGAAAAAGATATGTCTTTCATATGTAGAATGTAATCGCTCTTGGTTATTTTCACATAACTGTAAGCTATCATAAGTAAATTTCTCAAGATCAGTATAAATGTCTACTTGCAGGAACATGCTACTAGATCAAATTTCTAAACTGCAGCATGCACCCAGCACCCAGTTTCAAACAATGCCTCCAACCACAGAAGTTCCAGAAGAAGTGAAATTACTGGATAACATGCACAACTCTATCTTTGAATGTATTAATTTCCTTGCAATATAACCGACCTATCTCCAATTTCAGAGAGACGAAGACATGGAAGTGAGACCTAAACCCCGCATATGGAATGGGGAGCATGATTACGAGTCTGATGAGGATGAGATTGACAAGCCTTCAATGCGAAGCTTGAATAGC from Salvia splendens isolate huo1 chromosome 9, SspV2, whole genome shotgun sequence includes:
- the LOC121746449 gene encoding histone deacetylase 6-like, with protein sequence MDSDGGASLPSVCPDARKRRVSYFYEPTIGDYYYGQGHPMKPHRIRMAHNLIVHYGLHRRMEISRPFPAAFEDIRRFHSPEYVEFLSSVAPETLLDHTHARQLRRFNVGEDCPVFDGLFDFCQASAGGSIGAAVKLNRQDADIAINWAGGLHHAKKSEASGFCYVNDIVLGILELLKAHRRVLYVDIDIHHGDGVEEAFYVTDRVMTVSFHKFGDFFPGTGHIKDVGVASGKYYALNVPLNDGLNDDNFRSLFRPIMQKVMEVYQPDAVVLQCGADSLSGDRLGCFNLSVKGHADCLRFLRSFNVPLMVLGGGGYTIRNVARCWCYETAVAVDVEPDNKLPYNEYYEYFGPDYTLHVEPSNMENLNTLRDLEKIRNMLLDQISKLQHAPSTQFQTMPPTTEVPEERDEDMEVRPKPRIWNGEHDYESDEDEIDKPSMRSLNSEDTFGENIDIRDGSDTIKIEDTSDEQR